A genomic region of Candidatus Methylomirabilota bacterium contains the following coding sequences:
- a CDS encoding FAD binding domain-containing protein: MLRLPNFNYVRPRSLKEAARVLADLGPEAMAVAGGTDVYPKMKRGQFTPRYLVSLRLLQELKGIGPESKRGMWIGAGETLTAVSQNPTVNKYFPALANGAALVSTPQLRNMGTIGGNLLVDTRCNYYDQTFFWRQAVGFCLKKDGQICLVAPKSSKCLAIFSSDTAPVLCSLDAVASLVSPQGRRRVPFAELYRDDGIDFMTKRGDEVLQGIIIPRKAFGYRNIYLKLRRRGSFDFPVLGVAGAMGFGKDGTCLHARIVLTAVSSMPVVVDGAAQQLEGKKVTREAIEAAAEAAAKVSHPLDNADMEYWYRKRMTRVYV, translated from the coding sequence ATGCTCAGACTACCCAATTTCAATTATGTGAGGCCGAGGTCGCTGAAGGAGGCGGCAAGAGTTTTGGCGGATTTGGGGCCCGAGGCGATGGCCGTGGCGGGCGGGACGGATGTTTATCCCAAAATGAAGCGCGGCCAGTTTACTCCCCGGTATCTGGTATCGCTCAGGCTTTTGCAGGAGCTTAAAGGGATTGGCCCTGAGAGCAAACGAGGGATGTGGATTGGGGCGGGGGAAACCCTAACTGCGGTTTCTCAAAATCCTACCGTTAATAAATATTTTCCGGCCCTGGCAAATGGTGCCGCCCTGGTCTCCACACCCCAGCTCCGCAATATGGGTACTATAGGCGGCAACCTCCTAGTGGATACGAGATGCAACTATTACGATCAGACTTTTTTCTGGCGGCAGGCCGTGGGTTTTTGTCTCAAGAAGGATGGCCAGATCTGTCTGGTGGCGCCAAAGAGCAGCAAGTGTCTTGCGATCTTCTCATCGGACACGGCACCTGTCTTGTGCAGTTTGGACGCGGTAGCCAGTCTTGTCAGTCCCCAGGGCCGGCGAAGGGTGCCCTTTGCCGAGCTGTATCGGGATGATGGAATCGATTTTATGACCAAGCGCGGTGACGAGGTGTTACAGGGGATCATTATTCCTCGCAAGGCCTTTGGTTACCGTAACATCTATCTCAAGCTCCGCCGCAGGGGGTCCTTCGACTTTCCCGTGCTCGGTGTCGCAGGGGCCATGGGGTTTGGCAAAGACGGCACCTGCCTTCATGCAAGGATTGTCCTGACGGCGGTTTCCTCAATGCCCGTGGTGGTCGACGGCGCTGCTCAACAGCTTGAGGGGAAAAAAGTGACTAGGGAGGCCATAGAGGCTGCAGCGGAGGCCGCCGCCAAGGTCTCTCATCCTCTGGACAATGCCGATATGGAATACTGGTATCGGAAGCGCATGACAAGGGTCTACGTT